In one Corallococcus sp. EGB genomic region, the following are encoded:
- a CDS encoding exonuclease SbcCD subunit D C-terminal domain-containing protein: MRLLHTSDWHLGHTLYDVSREAEHAAFLTWLLDTLESQEVDALLVAGDIFDTANPSAEAQAAWYHFIARARRTLPKLDVVVVGGNHDSAARLDAPDPLFHALGVRVVGGLPRHRGGLEMERLVVPVHDARGKVGAWVAAVPYLRPSDLPSVPDSEGDRLVEGVRAVYSEVLDAARRRRRSGQALVAMGHCYMTGSELSELSERKILGGNQHALPVELFPEDVAYAALGHLHKAQRVGGREGVRYSGSPLPLSLSEAHYRHQVLVLDVEDGALTQVRPLSVPRTTDMMRVPGRDAAPLPEVLELLAALPACEAGAPESMRPYLEVCVSLPRPEPALRHKVEKALEGRAARLVKLTPFYTGTGGALADARPGLSLRERTPEDVFLARYARDFKEAPSPGLLEAFHALLTQVQEDAS, encoded by the coding sequence ATGCGCCTGCTGCACACGTCGGACTGGCACCTGGGCCACACGCTGTATGACGTCTCACGCGAAGCGGAGCACGCCGCGTTCCTGACGTGGCTGTTGGACACGCTGGAGTCGCAGGAGGTGGACGCGCTCCTGGTGGCCGGGGACATCTTCGACACGGCCAACCCCAGCGCGGAGGCGCAGGCGGCCTGGTACCACTTCATCGCGCGTGCCCGGCGCACGCTGCCGAAGCTGGACGTGGTGGTGGTGGGCGGCAACCACGACTCCGCCGCGCGCCTGGACGCGCCGGATCCGCTGTTCCATGCGCTGGGCGTCCGGGTGGTGGGCGGCCTGCCGCGCCACCGGGGCGGCCTGGAGATGGAGCGGTTGGTGGTGCCGGTGCACGACGCGCGCGGGAAGGTGGGCGCGTGGGTGGCGGCGGTGCCGTACCTGCGGCCGTCGGACCTGCCGTCCGTGCCGGACAGCGAGGGGGACCGGTTGGTGGAGGGCGTGCGCGCCGTCTATTCGGAGGTGCTGGACGCGGCGCGCAGACGGCGCAGGTCGGGGCAGGCGCTGGTGGCCATGGGCCATTGCTACATGACGGGCTCGGAGCTGTCGGAGCTGAGCGAGCGAAAGATCCTGGGCGGCAATCAGCACGCGCTGCCGGTGGAGCTGTTCCCGGAGGACGTCGCGTACGCGGCGCTGGGCCACCTGCACAAGGCGCAGCGCGTGGGCGGCCGCGAGGGCGTGCGCTACAGCGGGTCCCCGCTGCCGCTGTCGCTGTCGGAGGCGCACTACCGGCACCAGGTGCTGGTGCTGGATGTCGAGGACGGAGCGCTGACGCAGGTGCGTCCGCTGTCGGTGCCGCGCACCACGGACATGATGCGCGTGCCGGGCCGGGACGCGGCGCCGCTGCCGGAGGTGCTGGAGCTGCTGGCGGCGCTGCCCGCGTGCGAGGCGGGAGCGCCGGAGTCCATGCGGCCGTACCTGGAGGTCTGCGTGTCGCTGCCCCGGCCGGAGCCGGCGCTGCGCCACAAGGTGGAGAAGGCGCTGGAGGGACGGGCGGCGCGGCTGGTGAAGCTGACGCCCTTCTACACGGGCACGGGCGGGGCGCTGGCGGACGCGCGGCCGGGGCTGTCCCTGCGGGAGCGCACGCCGGAGGACGTGTTCCTCGCCCGGTATGCGCGGGACTTCAAGGAGGCTCCCTCGCCGGGCCTGCTGGAGGCGTTCCACGCGCTGCTCACGCAGGTGCAGGAGGACGCGTCGTGA
- the gndA gene encoding NADP-dependent phosphogluconate dehydrogenase, with the protein MSEQTKPAQFGVAGMGVMGASLALNIADHGFRVAVWDRHPESIQKVQQENPKQALQGFPELEKFVAGLERPRRILLMITAGAPVDEMMGRLFPLLSPGDVIMDAGNSWYLDTRRREALCKEKGFHFLGIGVSGGEEGARHGPSIMPGGPKDAYALVRPVLEAIAARSEEGLCVTHVGPEGAGHFVKMVHNGIEYADMQLLAETYDVLRRGLGLDTAALADLFSKWNEGIAESFLLETTIKVLRKRDPETGKPLVDLVLDKAGQKGTGKWTVQVALDLGVPVPSIASALDARNLSSRKEERVAASRKLHGPDISLSPEEKKELAQWAHDALYAARVVTYAQGMRLIQAASDEYKWGVSLAEMARIWRGGCIIRAKLLTPLRESFERQPTLPNLMVSEAFAPVLDKMAPAWRRFVGAATKAGIPVPVFSSSLAYMDSYRSAELPQNLTQAQRDAFGAHTYQRRDKPDAGFVHSDWLK; encoded by the coding sequence ATGAGCGAACAGACGAAGCCGGCGCAGTTCGGCGTGGCGGGCATGGGCGTGATGGGCGCGAGCCTCGCCCTCAACATCGCGGACCATGGCTTCCGCGTCGCCGTGTGGGACCGCCACCCGGAGAGCATCCAGAAGGTCCAGCAGGAGAACCCGAAGCAGGCCCTGCAGGGCTTCCCGGAGCTGGAGAAGTTCGTTGCCGGCCTGGAGCGCCCGCGCCGCATCCTGCTGATGATCACGGCCGGCGCCCCCGTGGATGAGATGATGGGCCGGCTGTTCCCGCTGCTGTCGCCCGGCGACGTCATCATGGACGCGGGCAACTCCTGGTACCTGGACACGCGCCGCCGTGAGGCGCTGTGCAAGGAGAAGGGCTTCCACTTCCTGGGCATCGGCGTGTCCGGCGGTGAAGAGGGCGCGCGCCACGGCCCGTCCATCATGCCCGGAGGCCCCAAGGACGCGTACGCGCTGGTGCGGCCGGTGCTGGAGGCCATCGCCGCGCGCAGTGAAGAGGGCCTGTGCGTCACCCACGTGGGCCCGGAGGGCGCGGGCCACTTCGTGAAGATGGTGCACAACGGCATCGAGTACGCGGACATGCAGCTGCTCGCGGAGACCTACGACGTGCTCCGCCGCGGCCTGGGCCTGGACACCGCGGCGCTCGCCGACCTGTTCTCCAAGTGGAACGAGGGCATCGCCGAGTCGTTCCTCCTGGAGACCACCATCAAGGTGCTGCGCAAGCGCGACCCGGAGACGGGCAAGCCGCTGGTGGACCTGGTGCTGGACAAGGCCGGCCAGAAGGGCACGGGCAAGTGGACGGTGCAGGTGGCCCTGGACCTGGGCGTGCCGGTGCCCTCCATCGCGTCCGCGCTGGACGCGCGCAACCTGTCCTCGCGCAAGGAGGAGCGCGTCGCCGCGAGCAGGAAGCTCCACGGCCCCGACATCTCCCTGTCCCCGGAAGAGAAGAAGGAGCTGGCCCAGTGGGCGCACGACGCGCTCTACGCGGCGCGCGTGGTGACGTACGCGCAGGGCATGCGGCTCATCCAGGCGGCGTCGGACGAGTACAAGTGGGGCGTGTCGCTGGCGGAGATGGCCCGCATCTGGCGGGGCGGCTGCATCATCCGCGCGAAGCTGCTCACCCCGCTGCGCGAGTCCTTCGAACGGCAGCCCACGCTGCCCAACCTGATGGTGTCCGAGGCCTTCGCCCCGGTGCTGGACAAGATGGCCCCGGCGTGGCGCCGGTTCGTGGGCGCCGCGACGAAGGCGGGCATCCCCGTGCCGGTGTTCAGCAGCAGCCTGGCGTACATGGACAGCTACCGCAGCGCGGAGCTGCCGCAGAACCTCACCCAGGCCCAGCGCGACGCGTTCGGCGCGCACACCTACCAGCGCCGGGACAAGCCCGACGCCGGCTTCGTGCACTCGGACTGGCTGAAGTAG
- a CDS encoding 1-acyl-sn-glycerol-3-phosphate acyltransferase: protein MRYVVSLWFFALFLITAPILFTLGAVLFVVAYPLDPDRQWLHALVCRWCYGLWLHASPGWRVRVEGRELLPKGPCVYVVNHQSFADILAVMGLFTPYKFVAKASLFRTPLVGWMMTLLGYVPIVRGSSTSMEQLLGPCRRWLRKGIPVLIFPEGTYSPGEVLPFKRGAFHLALEEHVPVVPVLVRGTRELVDGDGPWMSPRANVTVQVMPALPPETFGPDSAALATRVREQFVEALARVG, encoded by the coding sequence ATGCGCTACGTCGTCTCGCTGTGGTTCTTCGCGCTGTTCCTCATCACCGCGCCCATCCTCTTCACGTTGGGCGCGGTGTTGTTCGTGGTGGCGTACCCGTTGGACCCCGACCGCCAGTGGCTGCACGCGCTGGTGTGCCGGTGGTGCTATGGCCTGTGGCTGCACGCCTCTCCCGGGTGGCGCGTGCGCGTGGAGGGGCGTGAGCTGCTGCCCAAGGGCCCGTGCGTCTACGTCGTCAATCACCAGTCGTTCGCGGACATCCTGGCGGTGATGGGGCTGTTCACGCCGTACAAGTTCGTGGCGAAGGCGTCCCTGTTCCGTACGCCGCTGGTGGGCTGGATGATGACGCTGCTGGGCTACGTGCCCATCGTGCGCGGCAGCTCCACGTCCATGGAGCAGCTGTTGGGCCCGTGCCGCCGGTGGCTGCGCAAGGGCATCCCGGTGCTCATCTTCCCGGAGGGCACGTACTCGCCCGGGGAGGTGCTGCCCTTCAAGCGAGGCGCGTTCCACCTGGCGCTGGAGGAGCACGTGCCGGTGGTGCCGGTGCTGGTGCGCGGCACGCGCGAGCTGGTGGACGGGGATGGGCCGTGGATGAGCCCTCGCGCCAACGTCACGGTGCAGGTGATGCCGGCGCTGCCGCCGGAGACCTTCGGGCCGGATTCGGCGGCGCTGGCCACGCGCGTGCGTGAGCAGTTCGTGGAGGCGCTGGCGCGGGTGGGGTGA
- the zwf gene encoding glucose-6-phosphate dehydrogenase has product MDAQGVHIETHPREGEPVFSAGRPDPCTLVLFGATGDLAERKLFPALFELARSGLLPEHFAVVAFSRSKLDDASFREHVKEGLKKFARTQPLDEATWKRFSETIEVASGGYDDPEAFQRLSQKLQDISRRHKTDGNKLYYMATPASTFPQIIQSLSGAGLIKREEQPGQKPWSRLIIEKPFGHDLESAKALNKTLGSALDEKQIFRIDHYLGKETVQNILVFRFANAIFEPLWNRQHIDHVEITAAEAIGVEGRGGFYDETGVIRDMVQNHLLQVLALCAMEPPVSFGAEDIRDEKTKVFRALRPVEGSDVAQHVVVGQYEGYQDEKGVKKGSRTPTYVAMKMNIDSWRWQGVPFYLRAGKNLNKRLTEVSIHFKSVPIGLFSGGGATCQRLQPNVLTLRIQPHEGIALSFESKIPGEDVNIGGVRMDMDYAESFKKPVPEAYERLLLDCMRGNATLFARQDSVEQAWGYITPILKALETDDGGKVHTYAKGTKGPDAADALPAQNGRRWSTL; this is encoded by the coding sequence ATGGACGCGCAGGGAGTGCACATCGAAACCCATCCCCGTGAGGGCGAACCGGTGTTCAGCGCGGGGCGCCCGGACCCCTGCACCCTGGTCCTCTTCGGTGCCACGGGCGACCTGGCCGAACGCAAACTATTCCCCGCCCTCTTCGAGCTCGCCCGCTCCGGCCTGCTCCCGGAGCACTTCGCCGTCGTCGCCTTCAGCCGCTCCAAGCTGGACGACGCCTCCTTCCGCGAGCACGTGAAGGAGGGCCTCAAGAAGTTCGCCCGCACGCAGCCGCTGGACGAGGCCACCTGGAAGCGCTTCTCGGAGACCATCGAGGTCGCCTCCGGCGGCTACGACGACCCGGAGGCCTTCCAGCGCCTGAGCCAGAAGCTCCAGGACATCTCCAGGCGCCACAAGACGGACGGCAACAAGCTCTATTACATGGCCACGCCGGCCTCCACGTTCCCGCAGATCATCCAGAGCCTCTCGGGCGCGGGGCTGATCAAGCGCGAGGAGCAGCCCGGCCAGAAGCCCTGGAGCCGGCTCATCATCGAGAAGCCCTTCGGCCACGACCTGGAGAGCGCGAAGGCCCTCAACAAGACGCTGGGCTCGGCGCTGGATGAGAAGCAGATCTTCCGCATCGACCACTACCTGGGCAAGGAGACGGTCCAGAACATCCTGGTCTTCCGCTTCGCCAACGCCATCTTCGAACCGCTCTGGAACCGCCAGCACATCGACCACGTGGAGATCACCGCGGCCGAGGCCATTGGCGTGGAGGGGCGCGGCGGCTTCTACGACGAGACGGGCGTCATCCGGGACATGGTGCAGAACCACCTGCTCCAGGTGCTGGCCCTGTGCGCCATGGAGCCCCCGGTGTCGTTCGGCGCGGAGGACATCCGCGATGAGAAGACCAAGGTCTTCCGCGCGCTGCGCCCGGTGGAGGGCAGCGACGTGGCCCAGCACGTGGTGGTGGGCCAGTACGAGGGCTACCAGGACGAGAAGGGCGTGAAGAAGGGCTCGCGCACGCCCACGTACGTGGCCATGAAGATGAACATCGACTCGTGGCGCTGGCAGGGCGTGCCCTTCTACCTGCGCGCGGGCAAGAACCTGAACAAGCGCCTGACGGAGGTGTCCATCCACTTCAAGTCGGTGCCCATCGGCCTGTTCAGCGGCGGCGGCGCCACCTGCCAGCGGCTGCAGCCCAACGTGCTCACGCTGCGCATCCAGCCGCACGAGGGCATCGCGCTGTCCTTCGAGTCCAAGATTCCCGGCGAGGACGTGAACATCGGCGGCGTCCGGATGGACATGGACTACGCGGAGAGCTTCAAGAAGCCCGTGCCGGAGGCATACGAGCGGCTGCTGCTGGACTGCATGCGCGGCAACGCCACCCTCTTCGCGCGCCAGGACAGCGTGGAGCAGGCCTGGGGTTACATCACGCCCATCCTGAAGGCGCTGGAGACGGACGACGGCGGCAAGGTCCACACCTACGCCAAGGGCACCAAGGGCCCGGACGCCGCGGACGCGCTGCCCGCGCAGAACGGCCGGCGGTGGTCCACGCTATGA
- the pgl gene encoding 6-phosphogluconolactonase — MSKSLVVPAAQLAREAADWMARELEKALATKPRVSLALSGGNTPRPAYRLLADRTLPWERVDVYFVDERFVPPDHKDSNYLLVKESLLTPLRLPDAQVFRMQGERTDRDAAARDYEQTLPAKLDVVLIGVGEDGHTASLMPGHPALRERTRRVLAVEQRAKPPPWRMTLTFPVLQGAGAVLGLVAGEGKRDAMRRVLAGDMSLPASHVTNTQWMLDPAAHG, encoded by the coding sequence ATGAGCAAGTCCCTCGTCGTCCCGGCGGCGCAGCTGGCCCGCGAGGCCGCGGACTGGATGGCTCGCGAGCTGGAAAAGGCGCTCGCGACGAAGCCGCGCGTGAGCCTGGCGCTGTCCGGCGGCAACACGCCCCGGCCCGCGTACCGGCTGCTCGCGGACCGCACGCTCCCCTGGGAGCGCGTGGACGTCTACTTCGTGGACGAGCGCTTCGTGCCGCCCGACCACAAGGACAGCAACTACCTGCTGGTGAAGGAGTCGCTGCTGACGCCGCTGAGGCTCCCGGACGCGCAGGTGTTCCGCATGCAGGGCGAGCGCACGGACCGCGACGCCGCCGCGCGCGACTACGAGCAGACGCTGCCCGCGAAGCTGGACGTGGTGCTCATTGGCGTGGGCGAGGACGGCCACACCGCGAGCCTCATGCCCGGGCACCCCGCCCTGCGGGAGCGCACGCGGCGGGTGCTGGCGGTGGAGCAGCGCGCCAAGCCGCCGCCGTGGCGGATGACGCTGACCTTCCCCGTGCTCCAGGGCGCGGGGGCGGTGCTGGGGCTGGTGGCGGGCGAGGGCAAGCGGGATGCCATGCGGCGGGTGCTCGCGGGCGATATGTCCCTGCCCGCATCGCACGTGACGAATACGCAGTGGATGTTGGACCCCGCCGCCCACGGGTGA